The following DNA comes from Bradyrhizobium sp. SK17.
GCTGGTCGGCTCGAAACCATTGGGCGCCGCCTTCAGCGGTGAAGATTTGATTTCTTCCATCTTCACGCCGACGGTCTTGAGCAATTCAGAAACGTTCGGAAACTGGAACAGCACGCCGATCGAGCCGACCAGCGAGGTCTGCTGGGCGACGATATGATCGGACGCGATCGCCGTGATGTAGCCGCCGGAGGCAGCCAGTCCCTCGACCACGACGACGAGCGGCTTCTTCGCCTTCAGCTGCATCAGCGAGTCGTAGAGCTGCTCGGAGCCCGCGGTGGTGCCACCGGGCGAATTGATGTGCACGACAACCGCCGCGTAGCTCGACTTGCCGAGCCGCTCCAGCGCCTCGACGCGCTCCTGGTCGCTGCGGATCAGCCCTTCGATATTGATCCGCGCGATCGCGTTCGACGTCGAGAAGGCGCCACGCCCGCCGGCGGCGATCACACCGACGCCGACGATCGCCGCGATCGCGATCACCGCAGCGGCGACACGCCAGAATGTCAGCTTGCGCCTGATACGGCGGCGGTCGACGATCACGTCCGAATCCAGCGACATCCGATCTCTCCAGGGATGGTCAGCGCGCAACCCGCGTTTTGCAGTCACAGCGTCACTATCAGCTTAGCCAGATACATCAATTGCGACGCAATATGAAGAAAACAAGGCTCGCCGCAGGCGCTACGTTCGTAGTGAAACCACAGCCCGGATGGAGCCAACGGGGGCTACGGGCTCCGGTATTGCTGCGCACGGCCTCAAACAAAAAGGCCCCGGCTTGCGCCGGGGCCTGATCGATCGCGTCGGATGAGCCAACGCTTACTTGTCGTTGCCGCGATTCTTGAGCGCGGTGCCGAGGATGTCGCCGAGTGTCGCACCCGAATCGGAGGAGCCGTACTGGGCGATGGCTTCCTTCTCTTCGGCGACTTCGAGCGCCTTGATCGACACCTGCACCTTGCGGGCCTTCTTGTCGAACTGGATGACGCGGGCATCGACCTTCTCGCCGACGGCGAAGCGTTCGGCGCGCTGGTCGTTGCGATCGCGGGCCAGTTCGGAGCGCTTGATGAAGGTGGTGAACTCGGTGCCCGAGATCCGGACCTCGATGCCGCTTTCCTTCACTTCGAGCACTTCGCAGGTCACGACCGCGCCCTTCTTGACGTCGCCCGGCTCGGCGAAGGGGTCGCCTTCGAGCTGCTTGACGCCGAGCGAGATCCGCTCCTTCTCGACATCGACGTCGAGCACCACGGCCTTGACCATGTCGCCCTTCTTGAAGTTGTCGATGACCTGCTCGCCCGGAAGCTTCCAGTCGAGGTCGGAGAGATGGACCATGCCGTCGACATCGCCGTCGAGGCCGAGGAACAGACCGAACTCGGTCTTGTTCTTGACCTCGCCTTCGACCACCGAGCCGACCGGGAACTTCTCGACGAAGACTTCCCAGGGATTGCGCATGGTCTGCTTGAGACCGAGCGAGATGCGGCGCTTGACCGAATCCACTTCCAGCACCTGCACTTCGACTTCCTGCGAGGTCGAAACGATCTTGCCGGGGTGCATGTTCTTCTTGGTCCACGACATCTCGGAGACGTGGATCAGGCCTTCGATGCCCGGCTCGAGTTCGACGAACGCGCCGTAGTCGGTGATGTTGGTGACGCGGCCGGTGAAGCGGGCACCCAGCGGGTACTTGGCTTCGATGCCCTGCCACGGATCATCCAGCAGCTGCTTCATGCCCAGCGAGATGCGGTGCGTCTCGTGGTTGATCTTGATGATCTTGACCTTCACGGTCTGGCCGATGGTCAGCACCTCGGTCGGGTGGTTGACGCGGCGCCAGGCGATATCGGTCACGTGCAGCAGGCCGTCGATGCCGCCGAGATCAACGAACGCACCGTAATCGGTGATGTTCTTGACCACGCCGTCGATCACCTGACCTTCTTCGAGGTTCTGCACCAGCTCCTGGCGCTGCTCGGCGCGGGTCTCTTCGAGAACCGTGCGGCGCGACACCACGATGTTGCCGCGGCGGCGGTCCATCTTGAGGATCTGGAACGGCTGCGAATTGTTCATCAGCGGCGCAACGTCGCGGATCGGACGGATGTCGACCTGCGAGCGCGGCAGGAAGGCCACCGCACCGTCGAGGTCGACCGTGAAGCCGCCCTTGACCTGGTTGAAGATGACGCCGTTGACCTTTTCGTTGTTCTGGAACGCCTTCTCGAGCTTGCCCCAGCTTTCCTCGCGGCGCGCCTTGTCGCGCGACAGCACGGCTTCGCCGAGCGCATTCTCGATACGGTCGAGGAACACCTCGACGGTGTCGCCGACCTTCAGATCGCTTTCACGGCCGGGGCCAGCGAATTCGCGCAGCGCGACGCGGCCTTCGGTCTTAAGGCCGACGTCGATGACGGCCATGTCTTTCTCGATCGCAACAACCTTGCCCTTGATGACCGAGCTTTCCTGCAAATTGCCGCCGGCAAAGGACTCATCAAGCATCGCCGCGAAATCGTCGCGGGTCGGGGAATAGGAAGACGCAGAATTCGAAACCATTTGTTCTCCAGGTGCGGGATCTCGCCGGCCGTTCGGGTTGATGGGCGCACCGCACGTGAAGTGTCAGGGTTCCGCAAACCCTGACGACCGCTCGTTGCGGGAGGTGCAACAGCGGGCCGGCAGTAAAACTGCACGCTCGGTACGTTTGATAGTCCGGAGCCTGAAGCGAAAATATCGACTGCAAGACCTGGGAGCGGGCGTTCCTCCAGATGCGGCGTCAGTTTTGCTTGAGGATGGCTCAAACCCGGCGCCGGCCCGCTCAGACACGGCCTCGACATGGTCGATGGTGGTCCGAACGGCGCTGATATAGCCCTGAGGCCTGCTTTCGGCAAGCAGGAAATGCCCCATTTTGCTGGGTTTTCGGGCCGAAAGGGCGTTTTCGCGCCGGCACCCTAGCGCCTGGCGCGCGCGGCCTCGACGATGGCGATGGCGGCGCGGACCCCGGCCTCGATGTCGAGGTTGGAATTGTCCAGGGTGTGGGCGTCGGGGGCCGGCCGCAACGGCGCAACGGTACGGTTCTGGTCCCGTTCGTCGCGCTTGAGAATGTCGGCGAGCACCGCGGCCTCGTCGGCGTCCTCGCCGCGGGCCCGGGCCTCCAGCGTGCGCCGGCGTGCCCGCACCTGGGGATCGGCGACCACGAAGATCTTCACGTCGGCGTCGGGGCAGATCACGGTGCCGATGTCGCGCCCATCCAGCACCGCACCGGGCGGATCGGCGGCGAACTGGCGCTGGAAGCTGACCAGCGCCTCGCGCACCTTGGGAAAGGCCGAGACGACC
Coding sequences within:
- the sppA gene encoding signal peptide peptidase SppA, with translation MSLDSDVIVDRRRIRRKLTFWRVAAAVIAIAAIVGVGVIAAGGRGAFSTSNAIARINIEGLIRSDQERVEALERLGKSSYAAVVVHINSPGGTTAGSEQLYDSLMQLKAKKPLVVVVEGLAASGGYITAIASDHIVAQQTSLVGSIGVLFQFPNVSELLKTVGVKMEEIKSSPLKAAPNGFEPTSPEARAAIDGLVKDSYAWFRGLVKERRGMDDALLEKVADGRVFTGRQAVDLKLIDQLGDEKTAIAWLVAEKKVKSDLPVRNYSLNPRFSDLTFLRTAASVTLDALGLGAIARRIEQGGVGQAVDRLGLDGMLALWSPAGTN
- the rpsA gene encoding 30S ribosomal protein S1; this encodes MVSNSASSYSPTRDDFAAMLDESFAGGNLQESSVIKGKVVAIEKDMAVIDVGLKTEGRVALREFAGPGRESDLKVGDTVEVFLDRIENALGEAVLSRDKARREESWGKLEKAFQNNEKVNGVIFNQVKGGFTVDLDGAVAFLPRSQVDIRPIRDVAPLMNNSQPFQILKMDRRRGNIVVSRRTVLEETRAEQRQELVQNLEEGQVIDGVVKNITDYGAFVDLGGIDGLLHVTDIAWRRVNHPTEVLTIGQTVKVKIIKINHETHRISLGMKQLLDDPWQGIEAKYPLGARFTGRVTNITDYGAFVELEPGIEGLIHVSEMSWTKKNMHPGKIVSTSQEVEVQVLEVDSVKRRISLGLKQTMRNPWEVFVEKFPVGSVVEGEVKNKTEFGLFLGLDGDVDGMVHLSDLDWKLPGEQVIDNFKKGDMVKAVVLDVDVEKERISLGVKQLEGDPFAEPGDVKKGAVVTCEVLEVKESGIEVRISGTEFTTFIKRSELARDRNDQRAERFAVGEKVDARVIQFDKKARKVQVSIKALEVAEEKEAIAQYGSSDSGATLGDILGTALKNRGNDK
- the cmk gene encoding (d)CMP kinase, with the translated sequence MIIAIDGPAASGKGTLGKRLAHHYGYRHLDTGVIYRAVAYAMMAQGADLNDEALAVAVALELDPEKFGNPILKTQKVGEGASVVSAFPKVREALVSFQRQFAADPPGAVLDGRDIGTVICPDADVKIFVVADPQVRARRRTLEARARGEDADEAAVLADILKRDERDQNRTVAPLRPAPDAHTLDNSNLDIEAGVRAAIAIVEAARARR